One Vibrio sp. CDRSL-10 TSBA genomic window, GTGGCGACACGTTTGCTGGCTCTGGCGCCTTTCGCTGATGTCTATCGTATTGATCGTCTTCTTCATCTGGAGCAGCGTCCGGTCGCGTATGTGACCAGCTACGCTCGTCCTCAACTGTGCCCCAATTTACTTAGTTACGATCTCGCTCAATCCATGAGCCTGGTTTTGCGCGAGCACTTTGCCCTTGAGTACCACTCAATCAGTTACCGCGTCACTACCAGTGCGTTGTTTGGTGATGTGGCGCTGGCATTACGCGCCACCGCCGGCACACCGGCCTTGGTTATTGAACGTAAGCATTATGATCACAATGGTGAATTGCTGAATGCAGAAACCGAGTTGTGGCGCCATGATGCGATTTGCCTTGAATCTGAGGCGATTCTGACTCCGGTCAGCGCGTAAACCGGCGCAGTGACGGTGAAATTGTGTTAGCCTGCTATTTCATACTCAGAAGAATAAGGTGAGTAAATCATGAAAATATTCAGTAACTTTGATAGTGGTAGCATTGACGTAGTCAAAGCAGACGACAGGCAGGATATTCAGCTGAAAATTCCGAATGACAATATGTCGGAATTTTATCAGTGGTTCCATTTTCGTCTTGAAAGCGAGGCGGAGCAGTCGCACACCAT contains:
- a CDS encoding UTRA domain-containing protein — its product is MQYVRIKEAIAEQIDAGSLLPRQKLPPERQLAESFNTTRVTLREALSLLEADGQIYREDRRGWFISPPPLRYNPSQDVDFIAAARAQNRQPDMTVVNAKAMLADKVATRLLALAPFADVYRIDRLLHLEQRPVAYVTSYARPQLCPNLLSYDLAQSMSLVLREHFALEYHSISYRVTTSALFGDVALALRATAGTPALVIERKHYDHNGELLNAETELWRHDAICLESEAILTPVSA